A single region of the Flavobacteriales bacterium genome encodes:
- a CDS encoding MBL fold metallo-hydrolase, whose amino-acid sequence MQLHTIETGLFKLDGGAMFGVVPKSIWQRSNPADANNMCTWAMRCLLLEDGDRLMLFDCGIGEKQDEKFLRHYYLHGDDTLDKSLAAKGFHRDDITDVFLTHLHFDHCGGAIERDANGNFRPAFKNATFWSNKQHWQWATEPNPRERASFLKENILPIQESGQLKFIDRGEGDFQKDALFGMDILFVDGHTDSQMIPHISYKDHTVVYMADLLPSTGHIPLPFVMGYDTRPLLTLDEKKKFLDKAADENFVLLLEHDAQHAVCTVKHGERRVEMDEVFSDFNIL is encoded by the coding sequence TAGAGACCGGATTATTCAAATTGGATGGAGGAGCCATGTTCGGAGTGGTACCCAAATCCATCTGGCAGCGGAGCAATCCGGCCGATGCCAATAACATGTGTACCTGGGCGATGCGCTGTCTGCTTCTGGAAGATGGGGATAGATTGATGCTCTTCGACTGTGGTATCGGTGAGAAACAGGATGAGAAATTCCTCAGGCACTACTATCTCCATGGGGATGACACGCTGGATAAGAGCCTGGCAGCCAAGGGATTCCACCGGGACGATATCACAGATGTCTTCCTTACCCACCTGCATTTCGACCACTGTGGGGGTGCTATCGAGCGTGATGCGAACGGGAATTTCAGACCGGCCTTCAAGAATGCCACCTTCTGGAGCAATAAGCAACACTGGCAATGGGCCACAGAACCCAATCCGAGAGAACGTGCCTCTTTCCTAAAGGAGAACATCCTACCCATACAGGAGAGTGGGCAACTGAAATTCATCGATCGGGGCGAGGGGGATTTTCAGAAGGATGCCCTCTTTGGAATGGACATCCTTTTCGTGGATGGGCACACGGATAGTCAGATGATCCCACACATTTCCTACAAGGATCACACGGTGGTGTACATGGCCGACCTTCTACCTTCTACTGGTCACATCCCACTCCCCTTTGTCATGGGATACGATACCCGACCGCTGCTCACCTTGGATGAGAAAAAGAAGTTCTTGGACAAAGCGGCTGATGAGAATTTTGTCCTTCTTCTCGAGCATGATGCTCAACATGCCGTTTGTACGGTGAAGCATGGGGAGCGCAGGGTGGAAATGGATGAAGTATTTTCGGATTTCAACATTCTTTAA